CCTCGATGATATTCGCAGACAATATATCGTTCGGGATTGTTGTCTTCCGTCGTTCAACGAATGCACTCAGCCAACTGGCATTACTTCTGCGGTGTCAGGCAACGAAACATCAATATGGTTTCTTGACAAAATGTTTGAAGGATGTGGTTATGAATCAAATTGTAATAGAAACAAACAGatacgaaaaattgaaagtaAATATGAGTCTTTTTTGCAACGACAAAAGAAGAACTGACGGTTATGTTTGGAATGTTTCTCGCGTTTGCTATAAAGTCAGctccgtttctcgtcgacagcTGGTCGCGACACCCGTTACTTGGATCAAGCCATGCGACGAGAAACATTGGGGATCGCGCTTTCGAACACTCCTGTCAGACCTTTACTTTTCTGACGACAACAACAACGTGCCAGCGGGAAAACCTGGTCACGACATCCACAAAATTCGTCAACTAATTTCAATGGTTTTTGAACGGTTATGTACGAAGAGGAGGCCAGACATGACGCACAAAGAATGTCGGCTAattctcgccgacgaaacgTTTGAGACTGCCTGTTTTCGAACGGCCATCGGGCGTCATTCGACCGAGGAAGCGGAAAGATACGCGGGTCGCCACTTCCCTGAATTCtttcaaaacaaaacaaagtaTTGCCGCGCCAAAAGCTGCAAAAGCCGCCCATCGTATCGTTTCGACCGCTGCAAGGTTCTTTGCGCCGCGCAATGCTTTAGGAAATATCATTCCTAATTTTCGCTTTTTGTTGCCATGGAAACGTGACGTGAACAATTGAAATTATGTTCTTGACGTTGTAGTTAAAAAATAAGCGCAAAAGAACTAATTGTctaatttatgacgtcataactTAATTTGTTTTTACAGGTGATTGGCCAATATAAAGAGCATCTCAAAGTAAGTTGTATTTCTTCAAACAGTGGCGTTTCCTTTACAAGTAAAAATGACTGAACTATACGAACACTATAGTGTTAACGTTAACAAACGCCAGACACTGGAGTGTTGCACTCTGACACAAAGGGTTAACCCTTTATGTTACTTTAGTGCAGATTTCTGTTATTAAGATTTTGATCCGAAATTTCGCCATTTGTTTAAAAGTGTAAAAGAGGGTGTTTATAGAAGCCAATAAACGTCTTCTACATTTTGTATTGTAAAAACtttgaaaacaaaaacataAGAACTTAGGCTCCACCCAAGAAAACACTGTTACATCGAGAGAGACGTTACAAAACCTGTTATTACTTGATCGCAACTAATGCAAACGTAAGCAAACTGCTTGCTATTGACGCGGCGTGCGATTCGGCTGTGTTTCATGCGAAGATAGCCAGCGCAGCGCCTATTTTGGCTCCCGGCTTCTAGACATACGGACTCTTCATATACGTCAAGACTACACCCACTTTTAAAACAAAGCTTTTCCATACATATCGCGagtttttcgaaaaaaaagtTGAGTTTTTTAGCCCCCTCGAATGTTTCGGCGGCCTAAAATCAACCGAAACGGCTAAAAAAGCGGAAAAACGACCTACACAACGCACGCTAAGGGTGTATACAGGTCTCTTGGTAACAGCACGGGCATTTAGAACGTTTTCGCGGGGCtttattttgaataaaaGTGAGCATGCGCAGAATGTACAGAAATCTGCACTAAAGTATTTGTGTGggaaaacgatgacgttATTCATAAGGGGTTAATAGAAAGAACAGAATAGCGTATAGCTTGTTAATACTTGGAATTTTTGAAGTGAAAGTAATATaccgaaagcgaaaaaacaTGCCAATAGAGCGTTTTAGGGAAGCGGGGTTTTTGAAAGCATGCGCAGTGCTCGATGGTTAATGGGAGAAGAGGCACCTCTACCTTGGTAAGAAAATGTTTGAACGCAGCAGAGCTAAGTCAGAGATGCCGAGTAGTTCATTATAAGCCCCTACACGAAACTAGCGTCGCCGAGGAGTAGAAAAGCTGTCCCTATTAGCCAAGAAAATGACCGTCACGTGACCTAGAGCTGTGATATCTCGAAAACGAATGCTAACAAAAGTTACTGTTCCTGGCACCGCCGGGGCCATCTGCGCACATCTACGCAGCTGGCCGCCTTCGACGGGGCAAGTTCGCTCTATATGCAACAGCGGGCTGGCCCCGTCTTAGGAGCATTTTTTCGTCTGGGTTCTGTTGTCGCCCTATCGCATTTCTCACGGTATCTGCGTTTATTGTTATGCGCACGATCGAAGGACACAGTGAGGATCGAGACAAAAGAGAACGACAAACGAGAGGTCTCTTCTCCACTACTAACAACACCGTCCGCGCAGTCTACTGGAGCGGGTACAGCTGCGAAATTTGACGGAGAATGCTCTCGAACGCCGCCGCACCGGTGGGACTCTATCTCTCGCCACATTTTTTCATCCAACAAGGCTTGAACTCGCTTCCGAGAGTGGAGTCCGTTTTCGAAAGCTGACTCCACAAAGCTTGTTGAATCGTACTGCAAGAAATCGGGAGAAAATATTCGCGTCTCTACATCTTCGGCCATGAGAGCGTTTTTATCCCATCGGACGGGGACGATCTCACTTCCCGGGTACGTGTGCGCATTCACCAGTTGGAAGGCACACTCTAGGGTAGCTTCATCCAGGATTAGCATAAGGCTTTCTTCTTGCCCGGCCTCTCTTTCAGGCTAAATTTCAACCGCCCAGACCTCCTTCTTTCTGGAACTACGTGTGCTGGgaaacgttcgacgacgacgcgtggAAGCGGAATTTTAGGATGAGTCGAGAGACTTTCTTTACGTCTGCAATTAGGTAAAATGAATTGATTTATACTAAACTGCATTGTATGCAGAAATTTAATTAGCTGAGGGGAGCAATTAACCGGCAAAATACTCGAATGCGACAGGCCGTTAGCGTCGAAAAAAGAGTTTGAGTGACGCTGTGGTTTTTAGCGACGACGGCCGAATACCGGACACTAGCTCACCTTTTTGGAATTGGTCGATCGACAGTTTGCAATACTGTCCAGGaaacgtcgaaggcgattGTGTCTGTCCTTATGCGGCAGTACATTACGTTTCCGAATGGAAGCAGACTACGAGACGTCATAGAGGGGTTTTGGAACGATTCGGGGTCCCTCAGTGTGCGGGCGCAATCGACGGGAGTCACATTCCTGTGACACCCCCGGCACTGAATCACACGGACTACTACAATCGAAAGGGGTGGTACTCAATGATTCTACAGGCGGTGGTTGATCACATTTATCTTTTCCGGGATATTTGTACGGGCTGGCCTGAAAGTGTCCACGACGCAAGAGTTTTTGGAAATTCAAAGCTTTACCGATTGGCTGAAGCGGGAGTCATTCTGGGTAAAGAAGATCCACGTGACATCGAAGGCTGCAGGATCTCTCCATATTTAATTGGTGACTCCGCCTATCCACTGCTTTCGTGGATAATGAAACCATTTGTGCACGGATCTGAGATGTCAGACTCTCAGAAAATATTTAGCTATCGGCTGTCAAGCGCACGAATCGTCGTTGAAAATGCCTTTGGGAGGCTGAAGGCACGCTGGCGTCGACTTAGAAAAACGATGGACGTCGCTACCTGCAACGCACCGTCAATCATCGCTGCCTGCTGCGTACTTCACAATATCTGTGAGATTCACGGCGAGGGACTGGACGAGGCATGGCAGAACGAGCAGGACGAGTCGACGGCGTTTGTGCAGCCAGCAGGACAGCTCAACGGAGAGGAAGGGCTGGAAGGTGCTGCTTCAATTCGCGCTGCCTTAGCAAGGTACTTTGTAAATGATCATTAGGTTTATATTATAATATAAGTTATATGTATTTACTCACATATATACACATACGTATGTGTATATAACTATACACATATGTTTATGTGTATATAACTAACATGCTATATAATATTGTATAATATTACCCATGGTATATTAACATAATATAGAAATCTAATATTTCCCTTATCTAGCTATCTATGAATATTTTAATGGTGGTGAGAGTTTTGGGACAGCAGAGGCTAACTTTCCTGCTGCCTCTGCTGCTGACCTTCCATCATGATCTGCATCAATCGCAGTTGAAACTCTCTCTCTtcgctccttctcctctcttcATACGCTCTCTCTTCGCGcgccttctctttctcgtacgcccttcttttctcttcttgctcCTCCTCAGCTCTCATCATTCCCTCCCACATGTCCTTCATCGTCTCCCTAAATACTCCCGCCAGCCTATCTTCCAGATTTCTCTTCAgcccttttcccttttttcttctgctgttttccttttcctttcctcTAGTAcgatcttcctcctcttcttcctctctttcGATCTCTCTCAAACATGCATCTTCCTCGACTTCTCTGTTTTCCTCCTcgacctcctcctcctcttcttccccCGTACCCAAACTCTCCACTAGAATAGGTGGACAAGTCGCCGGCCGGTGGCCAAGAACCTTGTCCAGGTCTTCAAAAAACTTGCACGTCTTTCTCCCTCTTCCTGTTTCGCTATTCTTATCCTTCACCTTTCGATAGTCCCCTTTTAGCTTCTTCATCTTTATCCTGCACTGGTCTGCCGTCTTCTCATACCCCCTTTCCCTCATCCTTCTCGCAATCCCTTCGTACACTTGCCGATTTCGCTTACAACCCTCTAACTGCCCCTGGACCTCTTCTTCTCCCCACACTCGAATTAAAAACTTgacttcttcgtctacgaAAGACATTTCAGTGACGATTAATGCAAGCTTACCGGTGAAATGAGTGAGTTCCATCTTCATTGTGACGTAGGATGTTCTTTGATATTAACAATGAACCAACCGTCGTGAAAACGTCGAGTTTCGATAGACAGAAAAGGTAGAAAACTCTATTTTTTATAACCGTACCAACAACCGAACCGTATCTGGTACGGCAGCTCGAGGTGGTACGGTTTGGGTACGGTTCGGTTGAGTACAGTTCTCGttcagaaataaaaataaccGTATCGTACCGAAACGGTTCGGTACGGTACGGTTGTTTTGCCTCAGTGTGAACGCACTATAACACCGCGCTCCAAAGCTTGAAGAATTCGTCCTTGTGTTGCTTCCAGCCGCCGAATCGCGCTCACCGTCGGCGGCGTATCTGGATGGGAAGACTTTTCGGCGAATCGGTCGTCGCTCATCGCCATTGCGAGGGATTCGCCCTCGGGCTTCGTTGTTTGATGTTTCCGCTTCCAAATCATCTCTGCTCGCTCCGCGACGCGAACGGCTTCGATTAGCGTATTTGGTTCGTCGCGTTCAAATTCTTCTTGAAATTCCGGTCGCAGTTCCTGTTTGTATCGCATGATCACCGTTTCTTCTGGAAGGCCTTGCGGCTGGGCGTGGCGCAGATGCATCAGCGCTTGTCGGAACTTCGACGTGTACGAAGCGAGCGCGTCCTTTCCCTGTCGTAGTCCCATGAGATTCTGCGTCCAATGCGTGATGGGATTGTGGGGACCGAAAGTCGTTCGAATAAATTCCTGGAACGAGTCCCAGGTGACGTTCCTTCCGGCAGCTTCTTCGACGGTTGCGAAGGCGCGATATTCATCTTGTGGACCTCGCCCTCGGAGATGTATCTTCGCATATTAAAGGCGTCGTGCGTCATTCCAAGCTTCGAGCTCCGCCAGAGGCTCGAATTGGTACAGCCACTTGTCATATTCCTCGCCTTCCTCGCCCCAAAATCGGTCTATTTCGACGGGCAGTCGTCGCGGCGGTGGAGGGGCGTTCGCGGGAGCCTgcgcttgtcgtcgtcggttcgCCATATTGGTCTTGTGTAGTCGGTTCAGCAGATGATGCGTAAGTGAGAGCGTCGAGTTCGTGGGAAAATGTGTAATGGTCCGACGGGGAGGGGCCAAACCGTCTCCGaagtcgaagtcgatcgaTCGGGCGAGACGGGAGCCGAAACTCGAACAGAGTCCCGCGAGCAAGAGAATAAGTATTCGGAACAATCGGATCGCGTCGTAACGAGCCACTCGGCAGGAGCAAGAAATTCGCAAGATGGTCGTCGTGAGGGTGGAGCCTCAGCTCGATCACCGACCTCACGGATCAAAAATCAGCTCACCGGGGCGCGTACAATCGGGTCGGGGCAGTCGGGTCGCGGCAAACGTAGACACTTGGTCGGCTCGCGACAAACACGGGACTGCTCGACACGAGGGGGCGTAAACGCGTGACACGAAacctcgttgacgtcgatgtAGGCGCAGTCGGCGTCGGCTTGCAAGCTCCGACGCGTCAGGGTGGCGGTAGTCGCTATCGAAATTCACCCTTTGCGGCCCTTACCCGGATTCTCCACCAATTTGATACGAATGGCGGGTCGATAAAAACGGGCAGAGGCGATTGGTCTGGAGCGatacgagagagagaatggGGAAATCGGTGATA
This sequence is a window from Oscarella lobularis chromosome 7, ooOscLobu1.1, whole genome shotgun sequence. Protein-coding genes within it:
- the LOC136189073 gene encoding uncharacterized protein codes for the protein MKMELTHFTGKLALIVTEMSFVDEEVKFLIRVWGEEEVQGQLEGCKRNRQVYEGIARRMRERGYEKTADQCRIKMKKLKGDYRKVKDKNSETGRGRKTCKFFEDLDKVLGHRPATCPPILVESLGTGEEEEEEVEEENREVEEDACLREIEREEEEEEDRTRGKEKENSRRKKGKGLKRNLEDRLAGVFRETMKDMWEGMMRAEEEQEEKRRAYEKEKAREERAYEERRRSEEREFQLRLMQIMMEGQQQRQQES